In Ovis canadensis isolate MfBH-ARS-UI-01 breed Bighorn chromosome 3, ARS-UI_OviCan_v2, whole genome shotgun sequence, one DNA window encodes the following:
- the KLF11 gene encoding Krueppel-like factor 11 isoform X1: MHTPGSAGPGDAPRVVDIMDICESILERKRHDSERSTCSILEQNDMEAVEALVCMSSWGQRSQKADLLKIRPLTPVSDSGDVTTSVHVDTAPSELPKDFHSLSTLCMTPPQSPDLLEPLTGTVVPPQVTASKAPVVVAVPPASAGAARVLSRTAEGVLPGLKPDLLEPAASPPCRATVTGITGHAGGSPASAHHSCPTAQTQEQQLPTCTEGEAQFLGHVETLQDMHLTDSLLSMNSVSCQPCSHKSSGLIPTNKGQQAGWPVAIQTCSPKNYENDLARKATPLISVPISTPPILCQMIPVTGPSGLLPAVLKPPPQVSAGLVKPVLPHAAPAPPPVFVGTSVPQGTVMLLLPQGALPQPTTCSAGSMPVGNTRFLPLAPAPVFIASSQSCAPQVDFSRRRNYVCHFPGCRKTYFKSSHLKAHLRTHTGEKPFSCSWDGCDKKFARSDELSRHRRTHTGEKKFVCPVCDRRFMRSDHLTKHARRHMATKRVPGWQAAVSRLNRVASAEDPGSPPEPECAPASS; encoded by the exons ATGCACACGCCGGGCTCCGCGGGCCCGGGCGACGCGCCGCGCGTG GTTGACATCATGGACATATGTGAGTCAATCCTGGAGAGGAAACGGCACGACAGCGAGAGGTCCACATGCAGCATCTTGGAGCAGAATGACATGGAAGCTGTGGAGGCTCTTGTTTGCATGAGCTCCTGGGGTCAGAGATCTCAGAAAGCTGACCTGTTGAAGATCAGACCCCTCACACCCGTCTCTGACTCTGGGGATGTCACCACGTCAGTGCATGTGGACACAGccccatctgagctaccaaaggACTTCCATTCTCTGTCAACTCTG tgcaTGACTCCTCCTCAGAGCCCTGACCTCCTGGAACCATTGACTGGGACAGTTGTTCCTCCCCAAGTAACTGCTTCCAAAGCCCCCGTGGTCGTGGCGGTCCCCCCAGCCTCTGCTGGGGCTGCCAGAGTGCTGAGCAGGACAGCAGAGGGGGTCCTGCCTGGTCTGAAACCTGATCTGCTGGAGCCAGCTGCCAGCCCGCCCTGCAGGGCCACGGTAACAGGTATCACTGGCCACGCTGGCGGGAGTCCTGCTTCTGCCCATCACTCCTGTCCCACAGCCCAGACTCAAGAACAGCAGCTTCCAACTTGCACAGAAGGAGAAGCACAGTTCCTGGGACATGTTGAAACTTTGCAGGACATGCATCTCACAGACAGTTTACTCAGCATGAACTCAGTGTCCTGTCAGCCTTGCTCGCACAAGTCCAGTGGCCTGATCCCCACCAACAAAGGCCAGCAGGCAGGGTGGCCCGTTGCAATTCAGACCTGCTCACCAAAGAATTATGAAAACGACTTGGCAAGGAAAGCCACCCCTCTGATCTCTGTCCCCATTTCTACTCCCCCCATCCTCTGCCAAATGATCCCTGTGACTGGACCCAGTGGCCTGTTACCAGCTGTTCTGAAGCCACCTCCCCAGGTGTCTGCGGGGCTTGTCAAGCCCGTCTTGCCCCATGCGGCTCCCGCACCCCCGCCTGTGTTCGTGGGAACGTCTGTGCCTCAGGGAACCGTGATGCTGCTTCTGCCCCAGggggccctcccccagcccaccaCATGCTCAGCCGGCAGCATGCCTGTCGGGAACACCAGATTCCTGCCCCTTGCCCCtgctccagtgttcattgcatcCAGTCAGAGCTGTGCCCCTCAGGTAGACTTTTCCCGAAGGAGGAACTATGTTTGCCATTTCCCAGGCTGCCGGAAAACCTACTTCAAAAGTTCCCACCTCAAGGCTCATCTTCGCACTCACACAG GAGAGAAGCCTTTCAGCTGCAGCTGGGACGGCTGCGACAAGAAATTTGCTCGTTCAGATGAACTCTCTCGCCACCGCAGAACTCACACCGGGGAGAAGAAATTTGTATGCCCAGTGTGCGACCGGCGTTTCATGCGCAGCGACCACCTGACAAAGCACGCCCGGCGCCACATGGCCACCAAGAGGGTCCCCGGCTGGCAGGCAGCGGTCAGCAGGCTGAACAGAGTGGCCTCTGCAGAGGACCCTGGGAGCCCGCCGGAGCCGGAGTGCGCGCCAGCCTCCTCCTGA
- the KLF11 gene encoding Krueppel-like factor 11 isoform X2 has translation MDICESILERKRHDSERSTCSILEQNDMEAVEALVCMSSWGQRSQKADLLKIRPLTPVSDSGDVTTSVHVDTAPSELPKDFHSLSTLCMTPPQSPDLLEPLTGTVVPPQVTASKAPVVVAVPPASAGAARVLSRTAEGVLPGLKPDLLEPAASPPCRATVTGITGHAGGSPASAHHSCPTAQTQEQQLPTCTEGEAQFLGHVETLQDMHLTDSLLSMNSVSCQPCSHKSSGLIPTNKGQQAGWPVAIQTCSPKNYENDLARKATPLISVPISTPPILCQMIPVTGPSGLLPAVLKPPPQVSAGLVKPVLPHAAPAPPPVFVGTSVPQGTVMLLLPQGALPQPTTCSAGSMPVGNTRFLPLAPAPVFIASSQSCAPQVDFSRRRNYVCHFPGCRKTYFKSSHLKAHLRTHTGEKPFSCSWDGCDKKFARSDELSRHRRTHTGEKKFVCPVCDRRFMRSDHLTKHARRHMATKRVPGWQAAVSRLNRVASAEDPGSPPEPECAPASS, from the exons ATGGACATATGTGAGTCAATCCTGGAGAGGAAACGGCACGACAGCGAGAGGTCCACATGCAGCATCTTGGAGCAGAATGACATGGAAGCTGTGGAGGCTCTTGTTTGCATGAGCTCCTGGGGTCAGAGATCTCAGAAAGCTGACCTGTTGAAGATCAGACCCCTCACACCCGTCTCTGACTCTGGGGATGTCACCACGTCAGTGCATGTGGACACAGccccatctgagctaccaaaggACTTCCATTCTCTGTCAACTCTG tgcaTGACTCCTCCTCAGAGCCCTGACCTCCTGGAACCATTGACTGGGACAGTTGTTCCTCCCCAAGTAACTGCTTCCAAAGCCCCCGTGGTCGTGGCGGTCCCCCCAGCCTCTGCTGGGGCTGCCAGAGTGCTGAGCAGGACAGCAGAGGGGGTCCTGCCTGGTCTGAAACCTGATCTGCTGGAGCCAGCTGCCAGCCCGCCCTGCAGGGCCACGGTAACAGGTATCACTGGCCACGCTGGCGGGAGTCCTGCTTCTGCCCATCACTCCTGTCCCACAGCCCAGACTCAAGAACAGCAGCTTCCAACTTGCACAGAAGGAGAAGCACAGTTCCTGGGACATGTTGAAACTTTGCAGGACATGCATCTCACAGACAGTTTACTCAGCATGAACTCAGTGTCCTGTCAGCCTTGCTCGCACAAGTCCAGTGGCCTGATCCCCACCAACAAAGGCCAGCAGGCAGGGTGGCCCGTTGCAATTCAGACCTGCTCACCAAAGAATTATGAAAACGACTTGGCAAGGAAAGCCACCCCTCTGATCTCTGTCCCCATTTCTACTCCCCCCATCCTCTGCCAAATGATCCCTGTGACTGGACCCAGTGGCCTGTTACCAGCTGTTCTGAAGCCACCTCCCCAGGTGTCTGCGGGGCTTGTCAAGCCCGTCTTGCCCCATGCGGCTCCCGCACCCCCGCCTGTGTTCGTGGGAACGTCTGTGCCTCAGGGAACCGTGATGCTGCTTCTGCCCCAGggggccctcccccagcccaccaCATGCTCAGCCGGCAGCATGCCTGTCGGGAACACCAGATTCCTGCCCCTTGCCCCtgctccagtgttcattgcatcCAGTCAGAGCTGTGCCCCTCAGGTAGACTTTTCCCGAAGGAGGAACTATGTTTGCCATTTCCCAGGCTGCCGGAAAACCTACTTCAAAAGTTCCCACCTCAAGGCTCATCTTCGCACTCACACAG GAGAGAAGCCTTTCAGCTGCAGCTGGGACGGCTGCGACAAGAAATTTGCTCGTTCAGATGAACTCTCTCGCCACCGCAGAACTCACACCGGGGAGAAGAAATTTGTATGCCCAGTGTGCGACCGGCGTTTCATGCGCAGCGACCACCTGACAAAGCACGCCCGGCGCCACATGGCCACCAAGAGGGTCCCCGGCTGGCAGGCAGCGGTCAGCAGGCTGAACAGAGTGGCCTCTGCAGAGGACCCTGGGAGCCCGCCGGAGCCGGAGTGCGCGCCAGCCTCCTCCTGA
- the CYS1 gene encoding cystin-1 → MGSGSSRSGRALRRLRSPDSRPAGPDGAVPEGGTGPRVSAPAAAAAGEEAPQAAAGTDPSPAAPPDGGDETLRLLDQLLAESAGWGPGELAPRGPARPRPAAGAGRPVSPKRSIEDHPEGSCISEAPGSCHKKPERQSAITYDYSEEELMASIEREYC, encoded by the exons ATGGGCAGCGGCAGCAGCCGGAGCGGCCGCGCCCTGCGGCGTCTGCGCAGCCCCGACAGCCGGCCGGCGGGGCCCGACGGGGCAGTCCCGGAGGGCGGGACGGGGCCGCGGGTCTcggcgccggcggcggcggcggccggggaGGAGGCCCCGCAGGCGGCTGCCGGCACCGATCCCAGCCCCGCGGCGCCCCCCGACGGCGGGGACGAGACCCTGCGCCTGCTGGACCAGCTGCTGGCCGAGTCGGCGGGCTGGGGCCCCGGGGAGCTGGCCCCGCGGGGCCCGGCGCGGCCCAGACCCGCAGCCGGCGCCGGGAGACCG GTGTCCCCAAAGCGAAGCATTGAAGACCACCCAGAGGGCAGCTGTATCTCTGA AGCCCCAGGCAGCTGCCACAAGAAGCCCGAGAGGCAGTCGGCCATCACATATGACTACTCCGAGGAGGAGCTGATGGCCAGCATTGAGCGGGAGTACTGCTGA